Proteins from a single region of Desulfuribacillus stibiiarsenatis:
- the spoIIR gene encoding stage II sporulation protein R: MNRSVYRIVGYISILVCILVMSWEQAYSQPLLWKSQELPSDAIRLRILPNSDGAVDQWLKHRVRDAVTVEMKQWTTDVASSEQAQQLISSRIDTIQEIVNQTLKNEGFDYPVKVTLGDTDFPTVQYGEHIYPAGVYTAVLIEIGEAQGKNWWCVLYPPLCFVDIATAKTTAIDASESQMQTSEIQSGSQQLADGLANKGTTQKPEVQFFIKKLFQ, encoded by the coding sequence ATGAATCGTTCAGTATATCGTATAGTGGGTTATATAAGCATATTAGTTTGTATATTAGTCATGAGTTGGGAGCAAGCGTATTCTCAGCCTTTGCTTTGGAAAAGTCAAGAGTTACCGAGTGACGCGATTCGCTTGAGAATATTGCCAAATAGCGATGGAGCAGTCGATCAATGGTTGAAGCATCGAGTGCGTGATGCTGTGACGGTAGAAATGAAACAATGGACAACAGATGTCGCTAGTAGTGAGCAAGCACAACAGTTGATTTCAAGTAGAATTGATACGATTCAAGAAATAGTGAACCAGACATTAAAGAACGAGGGCTTCGACTATCCTGTAAAAGTAACATTGGGTGATACGGATTTCCCGACAGTGCAATATGGTGAACATATATATCCGGCAGGAGTGTATACGGCTGTCCTAATAGAAATTGGTGAAGCGCAAGGGAAGAACTGGTGGTGCGTTCTGTACCCTCCACTATGCTTTGTCGATATCGCAACAGCGAAGACAACTGCGATAGATGCTAGTGAATCTCAAATGCAAACCAGTGAGATACAATCTGGTAGCCAACAATTAGCTGATGGGTTAGCAAATAAAGGGACTACCCAAAAACCGGAAGTACAATTTTTTATCAAGAAATTATTTCAATAG
- a CDS encoding GNAT family N-acetyltransferase: MSIVVRLAKQNDMIYMEQLLEKAKLNKAGIAEHIENFLVVEDLRPEARPHIVGMVGLEVYGECGILRSLVLRSESWNSRVGVELIALIVSYGWRLGLKKIYLMTSNSQSFFEYWGFKEIAWNKVPDELRQSTHFQEYDEALATVMCLQKDESESKKA; this comes from the coding sequence ATGAGTATCGTAGTGCGCCTAGCGAAACAAAATGATATGATTTATATGGAACAATTATTAGAGAAAGCGAAATTGAATAAGGCAGGGATTGCAGAGCATATTGAGAATTTTCTCGTTGTGGAAGACTTACGCCCAGAGGCGCGCCCTCACATTGTGGGTATGGTTGGGCTTGAAGTATATGGAGAATGTGGTATTCTAAGGTCATTAGTACTTCGATCAGAGTCTTGGAATTCTAGGGTTGGCGTAGAGCTAATCGCGTTAATTGTTTCCTACGGATGGAGATTAGGTTTGAAAAAGATTTATCTAATGACAAGTAATTCGCAATCTTTCTTTGAATACTGGGGTTTTAAAGAAATTGCATGGAATAAAGTTCCTGATGAATTGCGTCAGTCTACCCATTTTCAGGAGTATGATGAGGCCCTTGCGACTGTCATGTGCTTGCAAAAAGACGAATCTGAATCGAAGAAAGCTTAG
- a CDS encoding L-threonylcarbamoyladenylate synthase, which translates to MNIKTQLVYIDSDSLDSNQNQVKVQQAAELLCLGQVVAFPTETVYGLGANAFDYTAVQRIFEAKGRPSDNPLIVHVKDIQDIDAFVNHSRMDTNMWDKLMKLAKAFWPGPLTCILPANDALALNVTAGLDTVGIRVPNHPVALALLEQCNLPIAAPSANVSGKPSPTKAEHVYHDLQGRIPVILDGGETGVGVESTVLDLTTDIPMVLRPGGASLESLRECIGQVEVDIAIESMHHAPKSPGMKYTHYSPDGDVAVFLTDSAHIVVQTIRTLPQDATVGLICSKATYQEYFDGLFNPHDGSHSITFLRVHENDSVQIASSLYHWLRELDQLQVEHIFIEEVCGSGLGYAIMNRIVKASGGNVL; encoded by the coding sequence ATGAACATAAAAACTCAGTTAGTTTACATAGACTCTGATTCGTTAGATTCGAATCAGAACCAAGTAAAAGTCCAGCAGGCAGCGGAGCTCCTGTGCCTTGGACAAGTTGTCGCCTTTCCCACAGAAACAGTGTATGGTCTAGGTGCCAATGCCTTTGATTATACTGCTGTGCAACGAATTTTCGAAGCAAAGGGAAGGCCTAGTGACAACCCTTTGATTGTGCACGTGAAAGATATACAAGACATTGATGCGTTTGTAAATCACTCAAGGATGGACACAAACATGTGGGACAAGCTGATGAAGCTAGCAAAAGCTTTTTGGCCTGGCCCTTTAACTTGTATATTGCCTGCCAATGATGCGCTAGCTTTAAACGTGACGGCTGGTCTTGATACGGTGGGAATTCGAGTTCCCAATCATCCTGTTGCGCTTGCTCTCCTAGAACAATGCAACCTTCCAATAGCAGCACCTAGTGCGAATGTATCTGGAAAGCCGAGTCCAACCAAAGCTGAGCATGTCTACCATGACTTGCAAGGTCGTATACCAGTAATTCTTGACGGTGGAGAAACAGGTGTTGGAGTGGAATCGACGGTACTTGATTTAACTACCGATATTCCAATGGTTTTAAGACCGGGTGGGGCTTCGTTAGAGTCACTGCGAGAATGTATCGGACAAGTGGAAGTTGATATTGCGATTGAATCGATGCATCACGCACCGAAATCACCTGGCATGAAATACACACACTACTCTCCGGATGGAGATGTTGCAGTATTTTTGACGGATTCGGCACATATAGTAGTACAAACGATTCGCACACTACCACAAGACGCAACAGTGGGACTCATATGTAGCAAAGCAACGTACCAAGAGTATTTTGACGGACTCTTTAATCCACACGATGGTTCGCATTCTATCACTTTTCTAAGAGTTCATGAGAATGATTCAGTACAGATTGCTAGCTCTTTATATCATTGGCTGCGCGAGCTTGATCAACTTCAAGTAGAGCATATTTTTATTGAAGAAGTCTGCGGTTCTGGCTTGGGATACGCAATTATGAACCGCATAGTGAAAGCGTCCGGTGGTAACGTGCTGTAA
- a CDS encoding ZIP family metal transporter, with protein sequence MDQILIMSLLAGLATIIGCLIVFAIGIPSRQFMAGYLGLAAGIMAILVVDLLSHALQIEGSWFVLRGILVGILFMVIISYGVDMLANQGIRKRRMGKKNTGQNNSEFVKIGWTMVLGIAMHNIPEGLAIAAGEAANHQLGLALIFAIALHNIPEGIGVTAPLLKSRTGKLSIITLLLLVSLCVPLGTWIGTHWIEPTDTMIATSLGFAAGAMVYIVAFHLLPSAFRQSPIYAQFGIFLGVLILSIAH encoded by the coding sequence ATGGACCAAATACTGATTATGAGTTTGCTAGCGGGGCTTGCTACGATTATTGGTTGCTTGATTGTATTTGCAATCGGAATTCCTAGTCGACAGTTTATGGCAGGCTATCTTGGTTTGGCTGCTGGAATCATGGCGATACTGGTGGTTGACTTACTATCGCATGCTTTGCAAATTGAAGGCAGTTGGTTTGTGTTAAGAGGGATTCTCGTAGGTATACTATTTATGGTAATCATTTCTTATGGGGTCGATATGCTAGCAAATCAAGGAATTCGAAAGAGACGAATGGGCAAAAAAAATACTGGACAGAATAACTCCGAATTTGTTAAAATTGGTTGGACGATGGTGCTTGGTATTGCCATGCATAACATCCCAGAAGGGCTAGCAATTGCTGCGGGGGAAGCTGCCAATCATCAACTTGGGTTAGCACTTATCTTTGCGATTGCGCTCCATAATATTCCGGAGGGAATCGGTGTGACGGCACCTCTATTGAAAAGCCGGACTGGAAAACTGTCAATCATCACGTTACTGTTACTTGTTTCCCTTTGTGTTCCACTCGGTACATGGATTGGTACACACTGGATTGAACCAACGGACACGATGATTGCGACGTCCTTAGGTTTTGCTGCTGGAGCAATGGTGTATATTGTTGCCTTCCATCTATTGCCGAGTGCGTTTCGTCAGAGTCCTATATATGCCCAATTCGGTATATTCCTAGGTGTCCTTATTTTATCTATTGCCCATTGA
- a CDS encoding low molecular weight protein arginine phosphatase: protein MHEQQKVKILFVCTGNTCRSPMAERITRNLVEKDNLNIEVQSAGVSAWDGIEMSENARLVLENRGIHSEDHLSRLVTQDLLDWADLILTMTESHRQSLLMNYQTKDNVYNLWDYTYNERTDVLDPFGGSYQIYDQCAKALENVIQDLLKKLRSY from the coding sequence ATGCATGAGCAACAGAAAGTGAAAATTCTATTCGTTTGTACAGGGAATACTTGTAGAAGTCCAATGGCAGAGCGGATCACGCGCAATCTCGTGGAGAAGGATAATCTCAATATTGAAGTTCAATCCGCAGGTGTATCTGCGTGGGATGGAATCGAGATGTCGGAGAATGCTCGATTGGTTTTAGAAAATCGTGGAATTCATTCGGAAGACCATCTTTCGCGTTTGGTGACTCAGGATTTACTAGATTGGGCTGACTTAATTCTCACGATGACAGAATCCCATCGCCAATCATTATTGATGAATTATCAGACGAAAGATAATGTTTACAATCTTTGGGATTACACGTACAATGAAAGGACAGATGTCCTCGATCCATTTGGTGGTTCCTATCAGATATATGATCAATGCGCAAAGGCGCTAGAAAATGTGATTCAGGATTTACTGAAAAAGTTAAGAAGTTATTGA
- a CDS encoding methyl-accepting chemotaxis protein, translating to MDIKGLWNAIFMKSKRNYKFSLAKKMVLAITGLAVITYTCTGVFILVLEQFFFEFFGLSRVEVVIMTLVKGVMWSALLGYLIAKIISSSLIRIEENATIAATGDLDVEVATGKSDDEIRALSEAFNKMMENLRQIVNEITRNFDQTKANVEELTTASREAAKTAEQISYTIEDIAQGAVRQAEAAQTTLDAVGRVTSLAQEIEERGNGTKTLSQAMLKTIHESGIVFEDLVAGMSNIATSNQDSIEVVRRLEKNASEIGKISAVVGDIAEQTNLLALNASIEAARAGEHGRGFAVVAEEVRKLADQSRTAVSNITNLILQMQNEVKNVVKQIEGQVELANTASEKGTASHVALQNITLSVNEVVDAIQQIDTLVKEQVKQAQHTVDEAQSVAAVAEQTSASAQEMAASAEEQTATMEEISANAEVLQNSAKDLQKVISRFKCRKN from the coding sequence ATGGATATTAAGGGTTTATGGAATGCGATTTTCATGAAAAGCAAAAGGAATTATAAATTTAGTTTAGCGAAGAAGATGGTCTTAGCTATCACGGGACTCGCTGTCATTACCTACACTTGTACAGGTGTGTTCATTTTAGTACTGGAACAATTCTTCTTTGAGTTCTTCGGGTTATCGCGTGTTGAGGTAGTCATTATGACACTTGTGAAAGGGGTCATGTGGTCCGCTCTCTTAGGCTATTTGATTGCAAAGATTATCAGTAGCTCGCTAATACGAATTGAAGAAAATGCTACGATAGCAGCGACTGGCGATTTGGACGTGGAAGTTGCGACAGGTAAGTCTGATGACGAGATTCGCGCGCTTAGCGAAGCTTTTAATAAAATGATGGAGAACCTCCGTCAAATCGTGAATGAAATTACGAGAAACTTTGATCAGACGAAAGCAAATGTTGAAGAGTTAACAACGGCTTCCCGTGAAGCAGCAAAGACTGCTGAACAAATCAGCTATACCATTGAAGATATAGCGCAAGGTGCAGTTCGTCAAGCGGAAGCGGCCCAAACGACTTTAGATGCCGTTGGACGTGTTACTTCGTTAGCACAGGAGATTGAAGAACGTGGAAACGGTACGAAAACACTGTCGCAGGCTATGTTGAAGACGATTCACGAGAGTGGCATTGTTTTTGAAGATTTAGTAGCGGGCATGTCGAATATAGCGACTTCTAATCAAGATTCGATTGAAGTAGTAAGGCGCTTAGAGAAAAACGCAAGCGAAATAGGCAAAATCTCTGCAGTTGTAGGTGACATTGCAGAGCAAACAAATTTACTAGCGTTAAATGCAAGTATTGAAGCAGCGCGAGCTGGCGAACATGGTAGAGGATTTGCGGTAGTAGCAGAGGAAGTGCGTAAGCTGGCAGATCAAAGTAGAACAGCTGTTAGCAATATTACGAATCTTATCCTACAAATGCAGAATGAAGTGAAAAATGTAGTAAAACAAATAGAAGGCCAAGTAGAACTTGCCAATACCGCTTCTGAGAAGGGCACAGCTAGTCATGTTGCCTTACAGAATATTACACTATCGGTTAATGAAGTGGTTGATGCGATTCAACAAATCGATACATTAGTTAAAGAACAAGTCAAACAAGCGCAACACACAGTCGATGAAGCGCAAAGCGTGGCAGCAGTTGCAGAACAAACATCAGCTTCCGCACAAGAAATGGCTGCATCAGCGGAGGAACAGACGGCAACTATGGAAGAAATTTCTGCCAACGCAGAAGTGCTACAAAACTCAGCAAAAGATTTACAAAAAGTGATATCAAGATTTAAATGCAGAAAAAACTAG
- the rpiB gene encoding ribose 5-phosphate isomerase B, producing MKVAIAADHGGYVLKEEIKELIHEMGYEVFDFGTSNSESVDYPDYALPVAEAVADGRYDRGILICGTGLGMAIAANKVPGVRSVVVHDTFSAKATRQHNDSNVLAMGARVIGFGLAQDIVQTWLQTEYEGGRHDSRVGKIKAIEEKYSK from the coding sequence ATGAAAGTTGCTATCGCTGCAGATCATGGTGGGTATGTATTGAAGGAAGAAATTAAAGAGTTGATTCACGAAATGGGCTATGAAGTGTTTGATTTTGGAACGAGCAATTCTGAATCCGTGGACTACCCAGATTACGCTTTGCCAGTGGCAGAAGCGGTTGCTGACGGAAGGTACGATCGAGGGATACTCATTTGCGGAACTGGGCTTGGAATGGCAATAGCGGCAAATAAAGTGCCAGGTGTACGCTCTGTTGTTGTGCACGATACCTTTTCAGCGAAAGCGACGCGACAACATAACGACTCGAATGTTTTAGCAATGGGGGCAAGGGTCATTGGTTTTGGACTTGCGCAAGACATTGTACAGACATGGTTACAAACGGAATATGAAGGTGGCCGTCACGACAGTCGAGTTGGCAAAATAAAGGCAATTGAAGAGAAGTACTCTAAATAA
- a CDS encoding TIGR01440 family protein: MSREQNPMNLVHMKSQVTKAIEWLLQAKTLSNEHILIIGTSTSEVAGAKIGTAGSISIAETIFDVLEQKVKQHSFHLAFQCCEHLNRALVVERSTLKRFQLEEVSARPVAKAGGSMATTAYLRFENPALVETIRADAGIDIGETMIGMHLKQVAVPVRYPDAFIGQARVLLAFTRPKLIGGCRAEY, encoded by the coding sequence ATGAGTCGCGAACAGAATCCAATGAATCTCGTACATATGAAGAGCCAGGTAACGAAAGCGATTGAATGGCTATTACAAGCAAAAACGTTATCTAACGAACATATACTTATCATCGGGACAAGTACAAGTGAAGTAGCTGGTGCGAAGATTGGAACAGCAGGTAGCATATCCATTGCCGAGACCATATTTGACGTTTTAGAGCAAAAAGTAAAACAACATTCCTTTCATCTCGCATTTCAATGCTGCGAACATCTCAATCGAGCATTAGTCGTGGAACGATCCACACTCAAACGATTTCAATTAGAAGAGGTTTCAGCGCGCCCAGTGGCGAAAGCGGGTGGGTCAATGGCAACCACTGCCTATCTAAGGTTTGAGAATCCAGCGTTGGTAGAAACTATTCGCGCCGATGCCGGCATCGATATAGGTGAAACGATGATTGGGATGCACCTTAAACAAGTAGCTGTTCCTGTGCGCTATCCAGATGCTTTTATCGGACAAGCTAGGGTATTACTTGCTTTTACTAGACCAAAGCTGATTGGTGGATGCAGGGCTGAATATTAA
- the glyA gene encoding serine hydroxymethyltransferase, with amino-acid sequence MLKHVKNQDPQIAELIDLELERQRNKIELIASENFVSQAVMEAMGTVLTNKYAEGYPGKRYYGGCEHVDVVEDIARDRLKQIFGAEHVNVQPHSGAQANMAVYFALLKTGDTVLGMNLAHGGHLTHGSPVNMSGQYYNFVAYGVDEVNHRIDYDQVEKLAIEHKPKMIVAGASAYPRVIDFERMSEIAKKVNAYFMVDMAHIAGLVATGHHPSPIPYADVVTSTTHKTLRGPRGGVILCKEEYAKAIDKAVFPGSQGGPLMHVIAAKAVAFGEALKPEFKQYSQNVVDNAAALAKALTARGFNLISGGTDNHLLLVDLRSVNLTGKVAEHVLDEVGVTVNKNAIPNDPESPFVTSGVRIGTAAVSSRGMVVEDMESIAEIISITLKAPEDEASLEKAKALVKQLCDKYPMYVCPRHSQIAE; translated from the coding sequence TTGTTAAAACATGTAAAAAACCAAGATCCACAAATCGCTGAACTGATTGATTTAGAGTTAGAACGTCAACGCAATAAGATTGAGTTAATCGCATCGGAGAACTTCGTGAGTCAGGCTGTTATGGAAGCAATGGGTACGGTACTAACGAATAAATATGCAGAGGGATACCCGGGGAAACGATATTATGGTGGTTGTGAGCATGTTGATGTCGTGGAGGATATCGCTCGTGACCGTTTGAAGCAGATTTTTGGAGCAGAGCACGTAAATGTTCAACCTCATTCAGGGGCGCAAGCGAACATGGCTGTGTATTTTGCGCTGCTTAAGACTGGAGATACTGTTCTAGGTATGAATCTTGCCCATGGCGGACACCTTACTCATGGTAGCCCGGTGAATATGTCGGGACAATATTATAACTTTGTTGCATATGGCGTGGATGAGGTCAATCATAGAATCGATTATGACCAAGTAGAGAAGTTAGCAATCGAACATAAGCCGAAGATGATTGTTGCGGGAGCAAGCGCGTATCCGCGTGTGATTGACTTCGAGAGAATGTCGGAAATCGCCAAAAAAGTAAACGCTTACTTTATGGTCGATATGGCTCACATTGCTGGTCTTGTTGCTACGGGACATCACCCAAGTCCTATACCTTACGCAGATGTTGTTACTAGTACAACTCATAAAACTCTACGTGGGCCTCGTGGTGGGGTTATTTTATGCAAAGAGGAGTATGCAAAAGCGATTGATAAAGCTGTGTTCCCTGGCTCACAAGGCGGACCGTTGATGCATGTGATCGCTGCCAAGGCAGTTGCTTTTGGTGAAGCATTGAAGCCAGAGTTTAAGCAATACTCACAAAACGTTGTCGATAATGCAGCAGCTTTAGCGAAAGCATTGACAGCACGTGGTTTCAACCTTATTTCTGGCGGCACAGATAACCACTTATTGCTTGTAGACTTACGCAGTGTGAACTTAACTGGTAAGGTAGCTGAGCATGTGTTAGATGAAGTGGGAGTAACTGTCAACAAGAACGCAATCCCGAATGACCCAGAAAGTCCGTTTGTTACTAGTGGTGTACGTATAGGTACAGCAGCTGTAAGTAGTAGAGGGATGGTTGTAGAAGATATGGAGAGTATCGCAGAAATTATCTCGATTACACTAAAGGCTCCGGAAGATGAAGCTTCTTTAGAAAAAGCGAAAGCATTAGTAAAGCAGTTGTGTGACAAGTATCCGATGTATGTATGCCCTCGTCATAGTCAAATTGCTGAATAA
- the upp gene encoding uracil phosphoribosyltransferase encodes MSKVFVTDHPLIQHKLSYIRDKNTGTKDFRDLVEEVAMLMAYEITRDLSLSEQTIETPVCEATVKKIAGKKLGIIPILRAGLGMVDGVLRLIPAAKVGHIGLYRDPETLEPVEYYCKLPTDVEERELIVIDPMLATGGSAVAAIQFLKDRGAQNIKLMCLIAAPEGIEKVQKHHDDVDIYVAAVDEKLNKKGYIVPGLGDAGDRLFGTK; translated from the coding sequence ATGAGTAAAGTATTCGTTACAGATCATCCATTAATCCAACATAAATTATCGTATATTCGTGATAAGAACACAGGTACGAAAGACTTCCGTGACTTAGTGGAAGAAGTTGCTATGCTGATGGCATATGAAATTACACGCGACCTGAGTTTGTCAGAACAGACTATTGAGACACCAGTGTGTGAAGCTACAGTAAAGAAAATAGCCGGTAAAAAGCTAGGGATTATCCCGATTCTACGTGCCGGATTAGGTATGGTAGATGGCGTACTGCGCTTAATTCCTGCGGCAAAAGTAGGTCATATTGGATTATATCGTGACCCTGAGACGCTAGAGCCAGTGGAATATTACTGCAAGCTTCCGACTGATGTAGAGGAAAGAGAACTGATTGTCATTGACCCAATGTTAGCGACAGGTGGTTCTGCTGTAGCGGCGATTCAATTCCTGAAAGACCGTGGAGCGCAGAACATTAAGTTAATGTGCTTGATTGCTGCTCCAGAAGGTATCGAAAAAGTTCAAAAACACCATGATGATGTAGATATCTACGTCGCTGCTGTGGATGAGAAGCTTAACAAAAAAGGTTATATTGTGCCAGGTCTTGGAGATGCTGGTGACCGTTTATTTGGCACCAAATAA
- the wecB gene encoding non-hydrolyzing UDP-N-acetylglucosamine 2-epimerase — protein MTDKKIKVLTVFGTRPEAIKMAPLVKALEMEPSIISKVCVTAQHREMLDQVLRLFQITPDYDLNIMKDRQTLTGITSRVLTGLEEVLTQESFDIVLVHGDTTTTMAASLAAFYQQVAVGHVEAGLRTYDKYSPFPEEVNRQMTGIVADLHFAPTETAKKHLLQEHKPERSIYVTGNTVIDALHTTVQDDYSHPVLEQIPSSSRMILVTAHRRENHGQPLVNICQAILRIIEEFEDVHVVYPVHMNPNVKDTVNQYLSGNERVHLLEPLEVLDFHNFMKRAYLILTDSGGLQEEAPSLGVPVLVLRDTTERPEGIAAGTLKLAGTDEQQIFSLTSQLLTNVEVYQSMSKASNPYGDGKASSRIVEAIAKYFQNI, from the coding sequence ATGACAGATAAAAAGATAAAAGTTCTTACAGTCTTTGGTACCCGCCCTGAAGCAATTAAAATGGCTCCACTAGTGAAAGCGCTAGAAATGGAGCCTTCCATTATTTCTAAAGTATGTGTTACGGCACAACATCGAGAGATGCTAGACCAAGTGCTTCGTTTATTTCAGATAACGCCGGATTATGACTTGAATATTATGAAGGATCGGCAGACGTTAACGGGAATTACGAGTCGTGTTTTAACCGGCTTAGAAGAAGTGTTGACGCAAGAGTCTTTCGATATTGTGTTAGTGCATGGCGATACAACAACTACGATGGCTGCTAGTCTCGCGGCGTTTTATCAGCAGGTTGCCGTTGGACACGTGGAAGCAGGATTGCGGACCTACGATAAGTACTCTCCGTTTCCTGAGGAAGTGAATCGCCAGATGACGGGCATTGTAGCCGATCTTCACTTTGCTCCAACGGAAACAGCAAAGAAACATCTGTTGCAAGAACACAAACCGGAACGTAGCATCTACGTCACAGGCAACACTGTAATTGATGCATTACATACAACGGTTCAAGATGACTATAGTCATCCAGTACTAGAACAGATCCCTAGTTCTTCGCGGATGATATTGGTCACTGCCCATAGAAGAGAGAACCATGGACAGCCGTTAGTGAACATATGCCAAGCTATTTTACGTATCATTGAAGAGTTTGAGGACGTCCACGTCGTATATCCAGTACATATGAATCCGAATGTAAAGGATACGGTAAATCAGTATTTGAGTGGGAATGAGAGAGTTCATCTATTAGAACCATTAGAAGTACTAGACTTCCATAACTTCATGAAGCGCGCATATTTGATTCTGACGGATTCTGGCGGACTGCAAGAGGAAGCACCGTCACTCGGTGTTCCTGTACTTGTATTGCGCGACACGACGGAGCGACCAGAGGGAATCGCAGCGGGGACACTGAAGTTAGCAGGCACGGACGAACAACAAATTTTCTCGCTTACTAGTCAATTATTGACAAATGTTGAAGTGTATCAGAGTATGTCAAAGGCATCGAACCCTTATGGAGATGGAAAAGCGTCATCTCGTATCGTAGAAGCAATCGCTAAATATTTTCAAAATATTTAG
- a CDS encoding AtpZ/AtpI family protein, protein MSNKTPLQAIIVVSSLGMQFAISLAAGYYGGSYLDEHFQSGQVFMIIGLLLGIGAGIFAAIKLVKPFLND, encoded by the coding sequence ATGAGTAACAAAACTCCTTTACAAGCAATTATAGTAGTATCATCACTTGGTATGCAGTTCGCTATCTCATTAGCCGCCGGCTATTATGGTGGGAGCTACTTAGATGAGCATTTTCAAAGTGGTCAGGTCTTCATGATAATAGGATTGCTTCTAGGGATTGGCGCTGGCATTTTTGCTGCAATCAAACTAGTCAAGCCATTTCTGAATGACTAG
- a CDS encoding ATP synthase subunit I: MDSHQEDNFHTQYRKVPLATSIVILIVALLWIFNPKPIYAGFVLGATASLINIYILYRNVVYVTEKLVNGDVSPFRFSGMGWRIFFVVFVVLLANRSPEFDVFATVFGAFFAQMIAYIYFFIHVYSSSNTKGGKT; the protein is encoded by the coding sequence GTGGACAGCCACCAAGAAGATAATTTTCATACACAATACCGGAAAGTTCCTCTCGCAACTTCGATTGTTATTCTTATCGTCGCACTATTGTGGATTTTCAATCCCAAACCGATCTATGCAGGATTCGTACTAGGGGCTACGGCGAGTTTAATTAATATTTACATATTATACCGCAATGTAGTCTATGTAACAGAGAAATTAGTGAACGGCGATGTAAGTCCATTTCGTTTTTCAGGTATGGGCTGGCGCATTTTTTTTGTAGTTTTCGTAGTATTACTTGCGAATCGTTCGCCTGAGTTTGATGTATTTGCAACGGTATTTGGAGCATTTTTTGCTCAAATGATTGCATATATATACTTTTTTATTCATGTTTACTCAAGCAGCAATACGAAAGGGGGGAAAACATAA
- the atpB gene encoding F0F1 ATP synthase subunit A produces the protein MHHLFPTWAPAGLPWLEFNLTAIGMVLLTCIIVIGLCVWMVKGISVNNPSRKQVVIEMVYDFIRNTVASTMDMKRGEKFVTLALTLFLFILIGNFLGIPLNISVSFTETTPFWESLGITQEVIDEHSVDGHGAHVAFWMSPTASPSVTIAMSLSIVLLSQILGFMYRGPVKHIKHFFEPNPVFLPLHIIEEGAKILTLGFRLYGNIFAKEVLIAVILTMPLVGFYAGGFLTLTIWQGFGMFVGAIQAFVFTTLSMVYIATQTAKH, from the coding sequence ATGCATCACTTATTTCCAACATGGGCACCGGCAGGCTTACCATGGTTAGAATTTAACCTTACTGCCATAGGAATGGTGCTACTCACATGTATCATTGTTATCGGACTTTGCGTTTGGATGGTTAAGGGCATAAGCGTCAATAATCCATCTAGAAAGCAAGTTGTGATAGAAATGGTATATGATTTTATCCGTAATACTGTAGCAAGTACAATGGATATGAAACGCGGGGAGAAATTCGTAACCCTTGCACTAACTTTGTTCTTATTTATCTTAATAGGCAATTTCTTAGGAATACCTCTGAATATATCTGTTAGCTTTACAGAAACAACTCCTTTCTGGGAATCCTTAGGGATTACACAAGAGGTGATTGACGAGCACTCAGTAGACGGTCATGGCGCTCACGTTGCTTTTTGGATGTCTCCAACTGCAAGTCCGAGTGTAACGATTGCGATGTCTCTATCAATCGTACTTTTATCTCAGATTTTAGGTTTTATGTATAGAGGGCCTGTAAAACATATTAAGCACTTCTTTGAACCAAATCCGGTGTTCCTTCCTTTACACATTATCGAGGAAGGTGCGAAGATATTGACTCTTGGTTTCCGTCTTTACGGTAACATCTTCGCAAAAGAAGTATTGATAGCAGTAATTCTAACAATGCCTTTAGTAGGGTTTTACGCCGGCGGTTTCTTAACACTTACCATCTGGCAAGGATTTGGTATGTTCGTAGGTGCAATTCAAGCATTCGTATTTACGACGCTGAGTATGGTGTACATTGCGACACAAACTGCAAAACACTAA